In Sphingobacterium zeae, one genomic interval encodes:
- a CDS encoding NADH-quinone oxidoreductase subunit J family protein yields MTVFYFVAFLSIFFALMTIFTKNPVHSVLYLVITFFTFTIHYILLNAQFLAVVNFIVYMGAIMVLFLFVLMLLNLNKDTEPMKSNLVKFMGVIAGCCLLVTFFGVYRVFDISNPLTVVNPEIGLVKNLGKVLFNEFLLPFELSSLLLLTAMIGAILLAKKEPKQI; encoded by the coding sequence ATGACAGTATTTTATTTTGTAGCCTTCTTGTCTATTTTCTTTGCGCTGATGACCATCTTTACCAAAAATCCTGTGCATAGTGTATTGTATCTGGTCATTACGTTTTTCACATTTACAATACATTATATTCTTTTGAATGCGCAGTTTTTGGCTGTGGTGAATTTCATTGTGTATATGGGGGCCATTATGGTTTTGTTTTTATTTGTGCTGATGTTGCTCAACCTGAATAAGGATACCGAACCCATGAAATCGAATTTAGTCAAGTTTATGGGCGTTATCGCAGGCTGTTGCTTACTGGTGACTTTTTTCGGCGTGTACCGTGTATTCGATATTTCAAATCCACTGACCGTCGTAAATCCAGAGATCGGATTGGTCAAAAATCTGGGAAAAGTGTTGTTTAACGAATTTTTGCTCCCGTTTGAGTTATCGTCGCTATTGTTATTGACAGCAATGATCGGAGCGATATTATTAGCTAAGAAAGAACCTAAACAAATCTAA
- the nuoK gene encoding NADH-quinone oxidoreductase subunit NuoK — METVVQQLQGVPINHYLIFCSIIFAIGVIGVLIRRNVIIIMMSIELMLNAVNLLLAAFSVQHGDSSGQVFVFFIMALAAAEVAVGLAIIIMVYRNTKSVDIDSLNKLRW; from the coding sequence ATGGAAACAGTTGTTCAACAGTTGCAAGGGGTGCCAATAAATCATTACTTGATTTTCTGCTCGATTATTTTTGCTATTGGTGTTATTGGTGTTCTTATTCGCCGTAACGTCATCATTATCATGATGTCCATTGAATTGATGCTGAATGCGGTCAATCTTCTTTTAGCAGCATTTTCTGTACAGCATGGCGATTCATCTGGACAGGTCTTTGTCTTTTTTATCATGGCGCTGGCAGCGGCAGAAGTTGCCGTAGGCCTAGCGATTATTATTATGGTATATCGGAATACGAAGTCTGTGGATATCGATTCCTTAAATAAACTGCGTTGGTAG
- the nuoL gene encoding NADH-quinone oxidoreductase subunit L, which translates to MSELVWLIPLLPLIGFIVNGLGRNALSKGMIGAVGSAVVLISFVCSCILFSEVYQARQAGQAGIIEQHVFDWIAVGNLKIGLSFLVDPLSAIMLLIVTGIGFLIHVYSIGYMHHDHGFGKFFAYLNLFIFFMLLLVLGSNYLIMFIGWEGVGLCSYLLIGFWYKNSSYANAAKKAFVMNRIGDLGFLLAVFLILGTFGSLEFSTVFPAAKNFAVGDITVVSITILLFIAATGKSAQIPLFTWLPDAMAGPTPVSALIHAATMVTAGIYMIARSNILFILSPFTLQLITVIAICTALLAAAIALTQNDIKKVLAYSTVSQLGYMFLGLGVGAFTGAFFHVLTHAFFKALLFLGAGSVIHGMSEEQDMRKMGGLKSAMPITYLTMLMGTIAISGIPPFSGFFSKDEILAGAFAASPVLWGLGFIGALMTAFYMFRMLFMTFFGTFRGTEEQRHHLHESPKSMTSPLIVLAVLSVIGGVINLPAVLGGNHWLEDFLAPVFIEGKAIMPATHHLEHSTEYLLMAVSVVGVLIMVALAFNKYVKRQKSPEEGEARSFLANLSYNKFYVDELYDSLIVRPINWLSAFFGNVVDQRGIDGVVNGAGKATFDTGKVLRLLQNGNVGFYLLMMVIGVIAIFIYGLLSL; encoded by the coding sequence ATGAGTGAATTAGTTTGGTTGATTCCCCTTTTGCCCTTAATCGGGTTTATTGTGAACGGATTGGGTAGGAATGCCTTATCCAAAGGTATGATAGGTGCTGTTGGCAGCGCTGTAGTGCTTATTTCTTTTGTGTGCAGCTGTATTCTTTTCTCCGAAGTCTATCAAGCGAGACAAGCTGGACAAGCAGGTATTATTGAACAACATGTATTTGACTGGATTGCGGTGGGCAATCTCAAGATCGGTCTGTCCTTTTTAGTAGACCCACTAAGTGCCATCATGCTGCTGATCGTTACAGGAATCGGTTTTCTTATCCATGTATACTCCATCGGTTATATGCATCATGATCATGGATTTGGTAAGTTCTTCGCCTATTTGAATCTCTTTATCTTTTTTATGTTGCTATTGGTATTGGGATCCAATTACCTGATCATGTTCATCGGCTGGGAAGGTGTAGGGCTATGTTCTTATTTATTGATCGGCTTTTGGTATAAGAATAGTTCGTATGCAAATGCGGCCAAAAAAGCATTTGTGATGAATAGAATAGGTGATTTAGGTTTTTTACTTGCGGTATTTTTAATACTAGGCACTTTCGGCTCGTTAGAATTTTCGACTGTATTTCCTGCGGCTAAGAATTTTGCTGTTGGTGATATCACAGTCGTTAGCATTACTATTTTGTTGTTTATTGCCGCAACAGGTAAATCGGCGCAGATACCTTTGTTTACTTGGTTGCCGGATGCCATGGCTGGACCAACGCCGGTATCAGCGCTGATCCATGCGGCGACCATGGTTACGGCGGGTATTTATATGATTGCGCGTTCCAATATATTATTTATCCTTTCACCATTCACCTTACAACTTATTACTGTCATCGCTATTTGTACAGCCCTGCTGGCTGCTGCGATTGCACTAACGCAAAATGATATAAAGAAAGTATTAGCTTATTCCACCGTTTCGCAATTGGGCTATATGTTTCTTGGCCTTGGTGTAGGTGCATTTACAGGAGCATTTTTCCACGTATTGACACATGCCTTTTTTAAGGCATTGCTTTTCCTTGGGGCGGGATCTGTCATACATGGTATGAGTGAGGAACAAGATATGCGTAAAATGGGAGGACTAAAGAGCGCTATGCCAATTACTTATTTAACGATGTTGATGGGAACAATCGCGATTTCAGGAATTCCACCATTCTCTGGCTTCTTCTCCAAAGACGAAATATTGGCCGGGGCATTTGCTGCTAGTCCAGTCTTATGGGGTTTAGGGTTTATCGGCGCATTAATGACAGCATTCTATATGTTTAGGATGTTATTTATGACATTTTTTGGAACTTTCCGTGGTACGGAAGAGCAAAGGCATCATCTGCATGAATCTCCAAAGAGTATGACCTCACCACTCATTGTGCTGGCTGTACTTTCGGTGATAGGGGGTGTGATCAATTTACCAGCGGTTTTGGGGGGTAATCATTGGCTTGAGGATTTTCTGGCACCGGTGTTTATAGAGGGAAAGGCTATAATGCCAGCAACACATCATTTGGAACATAGTACTGAATACCTATTAATGGCCGTTTCGGTAGTTGGTGTATTGATTATGGTTGCTTTAGCCTTTAATAAATATGTTAAAAGACAAAAGTCACCTGAAGAGGGAGAAGCGAGAAGTTTCTTGGCTAATCTCTCCTACAATAAGTTTTACGTCGATGAGCTCTATGATAGCCTCATTGTACGTCCGATAAATTGGCTCTCGGCTTTCTTCGGGAATGTTGTGGATCAACGTGGTATTGACGGTGTTGTCAATGGTGCCGGTAAGGCGACATTTGATACAGGAAAAGTACTGCGTTTGCTGCAGAATGGTAATGTTGGTTTTTATTTATTGATGATGGTAATTGGGGTGATTGCCATTTTCATCTATGGATTGTTGAGTCTTTAA
- a CDS encoding complex I subunit 4 family protein — MDNLFLLILLPLISALILTFLKTNAAKSIALILSLLSLALTIPFLCTFDANGGMQFEQNWLWISSLHIHFHIGVDGISLPLILLTNGLMPLIIATTFKKDYKGNFYALMAFMQAGLLLVFMALDAFTFYVGWEIALIPIYFICALWGEGDRIRVNLKFFIYTFLGSLLMLIAILYLYQQVPNRDFEWTSFIALDLGEDTQRWLFWAFFIAFAIKIPIFPFHTWQPNTYTNAPAAGTMLLAGIMLKMGVYGLMRWLLPIAPAGVALYGHFAMILCVIGIVYASIIAIKQDDVKRLIAYSSIAHVGLISAGVFTWNTNGLSGATIQMLNHGISVMGLFYVLDIIQQRTQTRSLTELGGIASRAPRLAIFFMIICMGAVGLPLTNGFIGEFLLLKGVFQYGFWFAVFAGLTLILGAVYILRLYQKTMLGEATERTKQFEDVKSTELVVLTIVSALILYIGIFPNFLLNLSASSVEVLSTFLGR; from the coding sequence ATGGATAACTTGTTTTTACTTATTTTATTGCCGTTAATAAGCGCATTGATTCTAACGTTCTTAAAGACCAATGCCGCAAAGTCTATTGCCTTGATTTTATCATTACTATCTTTGGCTTTGACTATTCCGTTCCTCTGTACTTTTGACGCAAATGGCGGAATGCAATTTGAACAAAATTGGCTATGGATTTCTTCCTTGCATATTCATTTTCATATTGGCGTTGATGGAATTAGCTTGCCGTTGATCTTATTGACGAATGGATTGATGCCTCTAATTATTGCTACAACCTTTAAAAAGGATTATAAAGGAAACTTTTATGCATTAATGGCTTTTATGCAAGCGGGCTTATTGCTCGTGTTTATGGCCTTGGATGCCTTTACTTTTTATGTAGGTTGGGAGATTGCCTTGATTCCGATTTATTTTATTTGTGCACTTTGGGGTGAAGGAGATCGTATTCGTGTCAACTTGAAATTCTTTATTTATACTTTCTTGGGTAGTCTTTTGATGTTGATCGCGATTCTTTATCTCTATCAACAAGTACCTAACCGTGATTTCGAGTGGACCTCGTTTATCGCATTAGATTTGGGGGAAGATACACAGCGGTGGTTATTTTGGGCATTCTTTATCGCTTTCGCTATAAAAATTCCTATTTTCCCTTTTCATACCTGGCAACCGAACACCTATACCAATGCACCTGCAGCAGGTACAATGTTGCTGGCTGGTATTATGCTCAAAATGGGTGTTTACGGTTTAATGCGTTGGCTACTGCCTATTGCGCCAGCTGGTGTTGCACTGTATGGTCATTTCGCGATGATCTTATGTGTAATTGGGATCGTTTATGCTTCCATTATTGCCATTAAACAAGACGATGTGAAGCGATTGATCGCCTATTCATCAATAGCCCACGTTGGTTTAATTAGTGCTGGTGTCTTCACATGGAATACCAATGGCCTAAGTGGAGCAACTATTCAAATGTTAAATCACGGTATTTCGGTGATGGGGCTTTTTTATGTGTTGGATATTATACAGCAGCGCACACAGACACGTAGTCTCACTGAACTTGGTGGAATAGCAAGCAGGGCGCCTCGGTTGGCCATCTTCTTTATGATTATTTGTATGGGAGCAGTGGGGTTACCATTAACGAATGGATTTATTGGTGAGTTTTTATTATTGAAAGGCGTTTTTCAATATGGATTTTGGTTTGCTGTGTTTGCAGGTTTAACCTTAATTCTTGGGGCAGTTTATATCCTTAGGCTTTATCAAAAGACCATGTTAGGGGAAGCGACCGAAAGAACCAAACAATTTGAAGATGTGAAAAGTACCGAACTTGTCGTGTTAACGATAGTCTCCGCCTTAATTCTTTATATTGGTATATTCCCTAATTTCCTATTGAACCTTTCTGCAAGTTCGGTGGAAGTTTTAAGTACATTTTTAGGCAGATAA
- a CDS encoding NADH-quinone oxidoreductase subunit N, producing the protein MGAIITLSILALVVLYLGLFKVKSMLLPVSILGFLVAIGFLWFDWNSTSGPLYSGMVHFDHYAIVFSILCIAVTLCIFVVSKGYFDQEGQVAEYYSLLIFSLTGAVLVNSYHNFSMLFLGIEIMSVALYILVGIRKRDKASNEAALKYFIMGAFSTGFLLFGIALLYGATGSFDLSEVKEYVVNNPQAISPLFYGGILFLIVGLTFKVGAVPFHFWTPDVYDGAPILITSYMSTVVKVASFAGLLRLFSYSLLPLQDFWTPVFLVIAILTLFVGNISALMQSSFKRMLAYSSVSHAGYMLFAIIAVGATSANSIFAYGLAYSLATIVAFTGLILVKKTTGSEHFEAFNGLGKRNPMLAFAMTVAMLSLAGIPLTAGFIGKFMMFSSVMENYHIVLLVLAVVNAAIAVYYYLKVVVAMYFRDSEESCVNVQWNYSIVLFLAVVLTIIIGVYPDYLLKLI; encoded by the coding sequence ATGGGTGCAATAATTACACTTTCGATATTAGCATTGGTGGTCCTTTATCTTGGCTTATTCAAGGTAAAATCTATGCTACTGCCTGTTTCTATCCTTGGATTTCTTGTCGCTATCGGTTTCCTATGGTTTGACTGGAATTCGACCAGCGGTCCACTTTATAGCGGGATGGTTCATTTTGATCATTATGCTATCGTTTTTTCAATCTTATGTATTGCCGTTACCTTATGTATCTTTGTTGTTTCAAAAGGGTATTTTGACCAAGAGGGACAAGTCGCGGAATATTATTCACTATTAATATTTTCCCTCACAGGAGCTGTTCTTGTAAATAGTTATCATAATTTTTCGATGCTCTTTTTAGGCATTGAAATTATGTCAGTAGCACTTTATATTTTGGTCGGAATACGTAAAAGAGATAAAGCATCAAATGAAGCTGCGCTAAAGTATTTTATTATGGGTGCTTTTTCAACCGGTTTTCTTTTGTTTGGAATTGCCCTCCTATACGGAGCAACAGGCTCATTTGATCTAAGTGAAGTCAAAGAATATGTTGTTAATAATCCTCAGGCGATTTCACCTTTATTTTATGGCGGGATATTATTTCTAATCGTAGGGCTGACCTTCAAAGTTGGAGCTGTTCCATTTCATTTCTGGACACCTGATGTTTACGACGGGGCTCCGATTTTGATTACAAGTTATATGAGTACGGTGGTTAAGGTAGCGTCTTTTGCTGGATTATTGCGTTTATTCAGTTATAGTCTATTGCCTTTACAAGATTTTTGGACACCCGTATTTTTAGTTATTGCCATTCTCACCTTATTTGTTGGAAATATTTCAGCGTTAATGCAATCTTCTTTCAAACGAATGCTTGCCTATTCGAGTGTTTCTCATGCAGGTTATATGTTGTTTGCGATTATAGCTGTGGGTGCCACGTCAGCCAACAGCATCTTTGCGTATGGTCTTGCTTATTCGCTGGCAACGATTGTTGCTTTTACGGGATTGATCCTTGTCAAAAAGACAACCGGTTCCGAGCATTTTGAAGCGTTCAATGGATTGGGTAAACGTAATCCCATGCTCGCCTTTGCAATGACAGTTGCTATGCTATCTCTTGCCGGCATACCTTTGACTGCCGGATTTATTGGTAAATTTATGATGTTTTCTTCTGTTATGGAGAACTATCATATTGTATTGCTCGTGCTAGCCGTCGTTAACGCTGCCATTGCCGTATATTACTACTTAAAGGTTGTTGTTGCGATGTACTTTAGAGATAGTGAGGAATCTTGTGTCAATGTGCAGTGGAATTATTCAATTGTACTATTCCTTGCAGTCGTGCTTACAATTATAATTGGAGTATATCCAGATTATCTTTTAAAATTAATATAA
- a CDS encoding DUF5686 family protein translates to MVFKVCVKSFSIHFFGVLLFLFIGGRVIAQEFIRGKVVDAHTGKGIARVSINWLGEDRGGSSDTLGNFKIQDIKKYRQLIFGAVGYERRTIDVRRLQDSILTVRLVASNNTLEEVVVSRKNKKFKDPAIALIEKVIANRPQNHYTRIPEIRFDEYEKTQFGFVNPEDKAKKFPKPFRFLFENVDSTAFRGLTIAPFYLEENYANVYSSHNPDRSKKIIISHNQTELNPRFFNNDNWQTRFQTILRDVDLYDNTIQITNKGVLSPIATGATAFYNYQIKDTIQIDGQDYIALHFEGKSAIDLLFYGDLLISDDTRYAVHRATLNIGRAANINWINDVQIELNYREFKNGGMLPVHADLKMLFGGSKSDVLYGRRETQYLGHRTDSISSENFAGVPIEKRYLLKSSAQVPLVRIRPSPLSHAELGAYQKVDSVQNMRSFNQLVALGYLLAKGYYNAGKVEFGPLEYLYSRNNYEGNRFRLSGRTTRLFSEKAYIEGYTAYGDKDKELKYYLSTAFTLNGERVVQFPANYLRFTVQHDVMEPGRGLGFLKGDGFFRSFGRNRPNKWQFNDIYRVDHLIEFGNHVSVGTAFTHTRRQPRGDLFYINSLPLPDTVRQVNTNDLQLILRWAPNEEFTYHNLDRGTVENKYPIFTLQYNKGLKGFWGADYSYDALRFSIFKRLFLSPAGQADLEFSGGRIWGKHLPYTLLELPEVTKDKHGPLVNFDLMASSEFASDQFLKLTYYHNWNGFFFNRIPLFRRLKWREVTGFKTFYGKLSDANNPFVTPENIQFEADKEGIIQTKAFRNKPYVEGLVGVDNIFKLIRLEYKKRLSYRGGEGVPSDTFTASLHFNF, encoded by the coding sequence ATGGTGTTTAAAGTGTGTGTTAAATCTTTTTCTATTCATTTTTTCGGTGTATTATTATTCCTCTTTATAGGAGGGCGGGTAATTGCGCAGGAATTTATTCGTGGAAAGGTAGTGGATGCGCATACAGGAAAAGGTATCGCAAGAGTCTCAATTAACTGGCTTGGGGAAGATCGAGGAGGTAGTAGTGATACGCTTGGAAATTTTAAAATTCAGGACATTAAGAAGTATCGCCAGTTAATCTTCGGTGCAGTGGGTTATGAACGCAGGACAATTGATGTTCGCCGACTGCAAGATTCGATTTTGACAGTTCGTTTAGTAGCCTCTAATAATACGTTAGAGGAGGTTGTCGTCAGTAGAAAAAATAAAAAATTCAAAGATCCTGCCATCGCCTTGATTGAAAAGGTGATAGCAAACCGTCCCCAGAACCATTACACCCGTATTCCTGAAATTCGTTTCGACGAATACGAGAAAACACAGTTTGGTTTTGTCAATCCGGAAGATAAAGCCAAGAAATTTCCAAAACCATTTCGGTTTCTTTTTGAGAATGTTGACTCCACTGCTTTCCGGGGGCTCACAATCGCGCCATTCTATCTGGAAGAAAACTATGCAAACGTCTATTCATCACATAATCCAGACCGAAGTAAGAAAATTATCATTAGCCACAATCAAACAGAATTAAATCCACGCTTTTTTAACAATGATAATTGGCAGACCCGGTTTCAGACAATACTCCGTGATGTTGATCTTTACGATAATACGATTCAGATTACAAACAAAGGTGTGTTGAGCCCAATTGCTACGGGTGCAACGGCATTTTATAACTATCAGATCAAAGATACAATTCAAATCGATGGTCAGGATTATATAGCGCTCCATTTTGAAGGCAAATCTGCGATTGATTTGCTTTTCTACGGTGATCTCCTGATCTCGGATGATACGAGATATGCGGTCCATCGCGCGACATTGAATATAGGACGTGCCGCAAACATCAATTGGATAAATGACGTACAGATAGAGCTGAACTATCGCGAATTTAAAAATGGTGGTATGCTCCCTGTTCATGCAGATCTGAAAATGTTATTTGGCGGTAGTAAGTCCGATGTATTATATGGACGCAGAGAAACCCAATACCTAGGACATCGTACGGATTCCATATCGAGTGAGAATTTTGCCGGAGTACCTATTGAAAAAAGGTATCTTCTTAAATCTTCGGCACAAGTGCCCCTAGTGCGGATTAGACCGAGTCCCTTAAGCCATGCGGAATTAGGGGCCTATCAAAAAGTTGATTCGGTACAAAATATGCGATCTTTTAATCAGTTGGTTGCATTAGGTTATTTACTGGCAAAGGGCTATTATAATGCTGGCAAAGTTGAATTTGGACCTCTTGAATATCTATACAGCCGTAATAATTATGAAGGTAATCGGTTCCGCTTAAGTGGTCGAACAACTCGTTTATTCTCCGAAAAAGCTTATATTGAAGGGTATACTGCTTATGGAGATAAAGATAAAGAACTTAAATATTACTTGAGTACGGCCTTTACGTTGAATGGTGAACGTGTTGTTCAGTTTCCTGCAAATTATTTGCGCTTTACTGTACAACATGATGTGATGGAACCAGGGCGGGGTTTGGGCTTCTTGAAAGGCGATGGATTCTTCCGTTCTTTTGGGAGAAATAGGCCTAACAAATGGCAATTTAATGACATCTATCGCGTAGATCATCTGATCGAATTTGGGAATCATGTTAGCGTGGGAACGGCATTTACGCACACCCGTAGACAGCCCCGTGGTGATTTGTTCTATATCAATAGTTTACCTTTGCCCGATACAGTTCGCCAGGTAAATACAAATGATCTGCAGCTGATTTTACGCTGGGCTCCAAATGAAGAATTTACCTATCATAATTTAGACAGGGGTACTGTAGAAAATAAGTATCCCATCTTTACCCTGCAATATAACAAAGGTTTGAAAGGCTTTTGGGGAGCTGATTATAGTTATGATGCATTGCGGTTCAGTATTTTCAAACGATTATTCTTATCTCCGGCAGGTCAGGCCGATCTCGAATTTTCAGGAGGAAGAATTTGGGGTAAGCACCTGCCTTATACCTTGCTTGAACTTCCAGAGGTCACAAAAGATAAGCACGGACCTTTGGTGAACTTTGATCTGATGGCATCTTCGGAATTTGCTTCCGACCAGTTTTTGAAGCTAACTTATTATCACAATTGGAACGGTTTCTTTTTCAATAGAATTCCCTTGTTCAGAAGGTTAAAGTGGCGTGAAGTAACAGGGTTTAAGACTTTTTATGGAAAGCTGAGTGATGCGAATAATCCATTTGTTACTCCCGAGAATATTCAATTTGAAGCAGATAAAGAAGGCATTATTCAAACAAAGGCATTCCGTAACAAACCTTATGTGGAAGGGCTTGTGGGGGTGGATAATATCTTTAAATTGATTAGATTAGAGTATAAAAAGAGATTAAGCTATAGAGGCGGCGAAGGGGTTCCTTCCGATACCTTTACGGCATCTTTACATTTTAATTTTTAG
- a CDS encoding enoyl-CoA hydratase/isomerase family protein, with protein sequence MVQYSSLKYAIKDSIGYIFINREPQVNALNQQTLDDLQDLFKHFNSDDQVRGIILTGAGDKAFAAGADIKEFLDLSVIQARWLSERGHIIFSDLIEDSPKPVIAAINGYALGGGLELALACHMRIASENAKMGLPEVSLGLIPGYGGTQRLPKLIGKGRAMQIILTGDMIDAQQAYEIGLVNEVVVQDKLIARAEEILQKIFTRSRVAVANAITSINAAEDKQQNGSKVEMDAFGHLFGTEDFKEGVSAFLAKRTPNFE encoded by the coding sequence ATGGTTCAATATTCAAGTTTAAAATACGCTATTAAAGATAGTATAGGCTACATCTTTATTAATCGCGAACCACAGGTGAACGCCTTGAATCAGCAAACACTGGATGATTTACAAGATCTTTTCAAACATTTCAATTCCGACGATCAAGTACGAGGCATAATCCTGACTGGCGCTGGGGACAAAGCATTTGCGGCAGGAGCAGATATCAAGGAATTTTTGGATTTGTCTGTTATTCAGGCGCGATGGCTGAGTGAAAGGGGACATATTATTTTTTCGGATCTTATTGAGGACTCTCCGAAGCCAGTTATTGCTGCTATCAATGGGTACGCCTTAGGTGGAGGGCTTGAACTCGCTTTGGCCTGTCACATGCGTATAGCTTCTGAGAATGCTAAAATGGGGCTTCCAGAGGTTTCTTTGGGCTTAATTCCAGGTTATGGCGGTACGCAACGTTTACCCAAATTGATTGGAAAAGGGCGAGCCATGCAAATAATTTTAACGGGTGATATGATTGATGCTCAGCAGGCTTATGAAATAGGATTGGTAAACGAGGTGGTCGTACAGGATAAACTCATTGCCCGAGCGGAGGAAATACTTCAAAAAATATTTACGCGCTCTCGCGTTGCAGTAGCAAATGCAATAACTTCGATTAACGCTGCAGAGGATAAACAACAAAATGGAAGCAAAGTTGAAATGGACGCCTTTGGACATTTATTCGGTACAGAAGATTTCAAAGAAGGTGTTTCTGCATTTTTAGCCAAAAGGACACCCAATTTTGAGTAG
- a CDS encoding ankyrin repeat domain-containing protein encodes MTNNELRALAEFSRKDEIAKMEQTVAAADSRIEFQEYELNSLVSQLIRSQHYEILDRFLHKGLISTDLYDYDRLSTSVINTLFKPQLTSEAQLDIHLNWIKSYLAQVDDIDEEVDGSTLLEYAVQENVAMPFLKLIYEAGADLQRMDKYGQTLLFKVCSLRMQPNERISELVDWLLAEGLDPNIANVEQKTALHMAVDTLKTDAVVKLLDAGADPGLKDWHGESAFHYAAIRHFNPGLLLTLFNYGEPDFHSVDKQGENLLNAFLRRMHTDSEANLTVLVLLLEHGADLTTASTWYQKEKTGVDWLAEKSLLVIQEIVDKGFLDLNYMDNEGNTLLHKVCQENLNYDENKARELYKKVKYLVGEGIDPQSENRLDKKAVDYAMEDNLKMKTVEWLLKQ; translated from the coding sequence ATGACAAATAACGAACTAAGAGCACTTGCTGAATTTTCGCGCAAAGATGAAATTGCAAAGATGGAACAGACTGTCGCAGCAGCAGACAGCAGAATTGAGTTTCAGGAGTACGAATTGAATAGTTTAGTGAGCCAATTGATTCGATCTCAGCATTATGAAATCCTAGATCGGTTTTTGCACAAGGGGCTAATCTCAACTGATCTATACGATTACGATCGTTTGAGCACATCTGTGATCAATACCTTATTTAAGCCTCAGCTAACATCCGAAGCACAACTTGACATCCATTTAAATTGGATCAAAAGTTATTTGGCTCAGGTTGATGATATTGATGAAGAAGTGGACGGTAGTACCTTATTGGAATATGCTGTGCAGGAAAATGTGGCAATGCCTTTCTTAAAACTTATTTATGAGGCAGGTGCTGACTTGCAGCGAATGGACAAATATGGACAAACATTGCTTTTTAAAGTGTGTAGTTTACGTATGCAGCCCAACGAGCGTATTAGCGAGCTTGTCGATTGGTTATTAGCGGAGGGCTTAGATCCGAATATTGCCAATGTTGAACAGAAAACAGCGTTACATATGGCTGTTGATACCTTGAAAACTGACGCTGTAGTTAAATTACTGGATGCTGGAGCAGACCCAGGCTTAAAGGATTGGCATGGGGAAAGTGCTTTTCATTATGCTGCGATTAGGCACTTTAATCCAGGTTTACTGCTGACGCTCTTCAATTATGGAGAGCCAGATTTTCATAGCGTCGATAAGCAAGGTGAAAACTTGCTCAATGCATTCCTTCGCAGAATGCATACCGACAGTGAGGCTAATCTAACCGTTCTAGTCCTGCTTTTGGAACACGGTGCTGATCTGACGACAGCCTCGACGTGGTACCAGAAGGAAAAAACAGGAGTTGATTGGCTGGCAGAAAAGTCACTTTTGGTTATACAAGAAATTGTGGACAAAGGATTTTTAGATCTAAATTATATGGATAATGAGGGTAATACCTTATTGCATAAGGTTTGTCAAGAAAATCTCAATTACGATGAAAATAAAGCCCGTGAGCTTTATAAAAAGGTGAAATATCTTGTTGGCGAGGGGATCGATCCTCAATCAGAAAATAGATTGGATAAAAAGGCTGTTGATTACGCTATGGAGGATAACCTCAAGATGAAGACAGTCGAATGGTTATTAAAACAATAA